A region from the Pungitius pungitius chromosome 16, fPunPun2.1, whole genome shotgun sequence genome encodes:
- the LOC119215800 gene encoding olfactory receptor 1E16-like produces the protein MDSFNSALGKNITFVRPANFIIQGFIGIPNIKYYYVFLCFVYIVSVLGNTVVMAVIYLDHNLRTPKYIAVFNLAFVDLLGSSALMPKLLDIFLFNHPYISYNDCFAFFFFSYICLTMQVFNLVALSYDRLIAIMDPLHYHVKVTHRFMLSLIASFWVLVITVDLVAVGLLTRLSICRSVVINSYFCDHGQIYRLACNDYTPSYVYGVFLVALILWFPLIFIVLSYVCIGYALSKVATAQERYKAFRTCTAHLSLVAIYFIPLVITFTAGSAIHPNARILNLSLASVFPPMLNPIIYVLQTQEIKASVKKLLKVRKETKMKVKKVIIK, from the coding sequence ATGGATTCTTTCAACTCAGCTCTtggaaaaaacatcacttttgtgCGTCCTGCAAACTTCATAATACAGGGATTTATTGGCATTCCTAATATCAAGTATTACTATGTCTTCCTGtgttttgtttatattgtttcagTGCTTGGAAATACAGTTGTGATGGCAGTAATTTACTTGGATCATAATCTGAGAACTCCTAAATACATTGCAGTATTTAATTTAGCATTTGTGGACTTGTTGGGTAGCTCTGCTCTGATGCCAAAGCTTCTTGACATCTTTCTGTTTAACCATCCCTACATCTCCTACAACGActgctttgctttcttttttttcagctatATCTGCCTTACCATGCAGGTTTTTAATCTGGTTGCACTCTCCTATGACAGATTAATTGCCATCATGGACCCTCTGCACTATCATGTAAAGGTGACCCACAGGTTCATGCTGTCTTTGATTGCCTCTTTCTGGGTCCTTGTAATTACAGTTGATCTTGTTGCTGTTGGTCTTCTTACCAGACTTTCCATCTGCAGGTCTGTGGTTATTAACAGTTATTTCTGTGACCATGGCCAGATATACAGGCTGGCCTGTAATGACTACACCCCCAGCTATGTATATGGGGTGTTCTTAGTAGCTCTAATTCTTTGGTTTCCACTCATATTCATTGTGTTGAGTTATGTATGTATTGGTTATGCTTTGTCTAAAGTGGCCACAGCTCAGGAAAGATATAAGGCCTTTAGAACCTGTACAGCTCATCTTTCACTGGTTGCAATATATTTCATTCCTTTAGTAATCACATTTACTGCAGGTTCAGCAATACATCCAAATGCAAGAATCCTAAACCTTTCTCTGGcctctgtttttcctcccaTGCTGAACCCAATCATTTATGTTCTACAGACACAAGAAATCAAAGCATCAGTGaaaaaattattaaaagttAGGAAGGAAACCAAAATGAAAGTGAAGAAAGTTatcattaaatga
- the LOC119215801 gene encoding olfactory receptor 1E16-like — translation MDFFNSALGKNITFVRPAYFIISGFSGIPNIKYYYVFLCFVYIVSVLGNTVVMAVIYLDHNLRTPKYIAVFHLAFVDLLGSSALVPKLLDIFLFNHPYISYNDCLTFLFFCYTFLSMQVFNLVALSYDRLIAILHPLHYHVKVTHRFMLSLIASFWVFAITAVLIAVGLLTRLSFCRSVVINSYFCDHGQIYRLACNDYTPSHVFGVFLVALILWFPLAFVLLSYVCIGYALSKVATAQERYKAFRTCTAHLSLVAIYFIPLVITFTAGSAIHPNARIINLSLASVFPPMLNPIIYVLQTQEIKASMKKIIKVRKESKMKVKKVIIK, via the coding sequence ATGGATTTTTTCAACTCAGCTCTtggaaaaaacatcacttttgtgCGTCCTGCTTATTTCATAATAAGTGGTTTCTCAGGCATTCCTAATATCAAGTATTACTATGTCTTCCTCtgttttgtttatattgtttcagTGCTTGGAAATACAGTTGTGATGGCAGTAATATATTTGGATCATAATCTGAGAACTCCTAAATATATTGCAGTTTTTCATTTAGCATTTGTGGACTTGTTGGGTAGCTCTGCTCTGGTGCCGAAGCTTCTTGACATCTTTCTGTTTAACCATCCCTACATCTCCTACAACGACTGCTTGacgttcctttttttctgctacACCTTCCTTTCCATGCAGGTTTTTAATCTGGTTGCACTCTCCTATGACAGATTAATTGCCATCCTGCACCCTCTGCACTATCATGTGAAGGTGACCCACAGGTTCATGCTGTCTTTGATTGCCTCTTTCTGGGTGTTTGCTATCACTGCTGTACTCATTGCAGTTGGTCTTCTTACCAGACTTTCCTTCTGCAGGTCTGTGGTTATTAACAGTTATTTCTGTGACCACGGCCAGATATACAGGCTGGCCTGCAATGACTACACACCCAGCCATGTATTTGGGGTGTTCTTAGTAGCTTTAATTCTTTGGTTTCCACTGGCATTTGTTTTGTTAAGTTATGTATGTATTGGTTATGCTTTGTCTAAAGTGGCAACAGCTCAGGAAAGATACAAGGCCTTTAGAACCTGTACAGCTCATCTCTCACTAGTTGCAATATATTTCATTCCTCTAGTAATCACATTTACTGCAGGTTCAGCAATACATCCAAATGCCAGAATCATAAACCTTTCTCTGGcctctgtttttcctcccaTGCTGAACCCAATAATTTATGTTCTGCAGACACAAGAAATCAAAGcatcaatgaaaaaaataataaaagtcagAAAGGAATCCAAAATGAAAGTGAAGAAAGTTATCATTAAATGA